From Weissella diestrammenae, a single genomic window includes:
- a CDS encoding MucBP domain-containing protein, with product MDKSGRALVNPIILSGNVGEEYDTNKIKRDPELEKYKLESIIGNVEGAFSKTAQTVTYVYTLPDTKQDGKMNELHKTMPHGTSDTSNHSSKLLTLPQTVGTKAWMMLLGIGLIFSVDLLTIIFKIVKKRL from the coding sequence GTGGACAAATCTGGTCGAGCGTTAGTAAATCCAATTATTTTATCAGGAAATGTTGGTGAAGAATATGACACCAATAAGATAAAGCGTGACCCGGAGCTTGAAAAGTATAAACTAGAATCAATCATTGGCAATGTTGAAGGTGCTTTTTCGAAAACAGCACAAACCGTCACTTATGTTTATACCTTGCCAGATACTAAACAAGATGGGAAAATGAATGAGTTGCATAAAACAATGCCCCATGGTACTTCAGATACTTCAAATCATTCCAGTAAATTGTTAACCCTACCTCAAACTGTGGGGACAAAAGCATGGATGATGTTACTCGGAATAGGATTGATATTTAGCGTAGACCTATTGACTATTATTTTTAAGATAGTAAAAAAACGATTATAA
- a CDS encoding FMN-dependent NADH-azoreductase, with amino-acid sequence MNTLLINAHPDFNHEGHFSLRLQAAFQNKFKQFFPDDELTIFNLYDNEVPTISQNELLAAWDDNNANVATISTELMSVFKAHHRIVIVTPVHNFNIPSRLKDYIDNLMIARETFKYVDTPDLNGKVSRGLMLDDYRLLVLMASGSIYTEDNLYKQIDYVPQYLQTIFQEMMGFHDFQIVRAEGTAIQTPQHVMTTALSDLNQKFDTFYR; translated from the coding sequence ATGAACACATTACTCATCAATGCCCATCCAGATTTTAATCATGAAGGACATTTTTCCTTGCGATTACAAGCAGCTTTTCAAAATAAATTCAAACAATTCTTTCCTGATGATGAACTTACCATCTTTAATCTCTACGATAATGAAGTACCCACAATTTCACAAAACGAACTTTTGGCGGCTTGGGACGACAATAATGCTAATGTGGCAACAATTTCAACTGAATTGATGAGCGTATTTAAAGCGCACCATCGGATTGTTATTGTCACGCCTGTTCACAACTTCAATATTCCTAGTCGCCTAAAAGACTACATTGATAACCTAATGATTGCGCGTGAAACATTCAAATATGTAGACACGCCAGATTTAAATGGTAAGGTTTCTCGGGGCCTCATGCTTGATGATTATCGCTTATTAGTGTTGATGGCATCAGGTTCAATCTATACTGAAGATAATCTTTACAAACAGATTGATTATGTCCCCCAATATTTACAAACCATTTTCCAAGAAATGATGGGGTTTCATGATTTCCAAATTGTTCGCGCCGAAGGTACCGCAATTCAAACACCACAACATGTCATGACTACCGCCTTATCAGATTTAAATCAAAAATTTGACACATTTTACAGATAA
- a CDS encoding MerR family transcriptional regulator — protein sequence MNIKEASELTGVESSTIRYYEQVGLIPTVDRKPSGVRDFDEFYIRRITFAKNMRSAGMSIDAIKRYVELVDDTAQHEAEQKAILVEQIGILKEKRDDLEATIGYLQFKVDHFYDHMLDAEEQLKLLEKQHEMTKRNQKEALWSDRV from the coding sequence ATGAATATTAAAGAAGCAAGTGAATTAACAGGGGTTGAGTCGAGTACGATTCGCTATTATGAGCAAGTTGGATTGATTCCAACGGTTGATCGAAAGCCGAGCGGTGTGCGTGATTTTGATGAATTCTATATTCGCCGCATTACCTTTGCTAAAAATATGCGTAGTGCTGGCATGTCAATTGACGCCATTAAACGATATGTGGAATTAGTGGACGATACAGCTCAACATGAGGCTGAGCAAAAAGCCATCTTAGTTGAACAAATTGGTATTCTTAAAGAAAAACGTGATGATTTAGAAGCGACAATTGGATATTTACAATTCAAAGTCGATCATTTTTATGATCATATGCTAGATGCTGAAGAGCAGTTGAAATTACTAGAAAAACAACATGAGATGACTAAGCGTAATCAAAAAGAGGCCTTGTGGTCTGATCGTGTGTAG
- a CDS encoding MFS transporter, whose protein sequence is MQSRNKFGIVLPIALIAYFLILMDNSIVFTSSVAIGQDLQLNQMMLAWISNAYTLTFGSFLLLSGRLSDLIGRKKIFILGLMIFGLSSLLIAWSQQAIFTIFLRGVQGIGSSILAPSTLALMMDAYQGEQRSRAIAYYGQWWYWVELRSVNWWLANHHDFMAGRIFNQCTSCFDAFVVN, encoded by the coding sequence ATGCAAAGTAGAAATAAATTTGGTATCGTATTACCGATAGCGCTGATTGCTTATTTTTTAATCTTGATGGATAACTCGATTGTCTTCACATCTAGTGTTGCGATTGGACAAGATTTACAGTTGAATCAAATGATGTTGGCTTGGATTTCAAATGCTTATACGCTGACATTTGGTAGTTTTTTGTTACTTAGTGGTCGATTGTCCGATTTGATTGGACGCAAGAAAATCTTCATATTGGGACTAATGATTTTTGGCCTATCGTCATTATTAATCGCATGGTCACAACAAGCTATATTCACGATTTTTTTGCGGGGTGTCCAAGGAATTGGTTCTTCGATTTTAGCGCCTTCGACCCTAGCCTTAATGATGGATGCGTATCAGGGTGAACAACGCAGTCGAGCGATTGCTTATTATGGGCAATGGTGGTATTGGGTCGAGCTTAGGTCTGTTAATTGGTGGTTGGCTAACCACCATGATTTCATGGCGGGCAGGATTTTTAATCAATGTACCAGTTGCTTTGATGCTTTTGTGGTTAACTAG
- a CDS encoding cupin domain-containing protein, with translation METNKNLRQGAIFGAGEINPYGQFFTGDTYLKLLADSPDGQVGIGTVDFEPGARNNWHIHHDGYQILLVTAGHGWYQEAGKPAQALKAGDVIVTREGVKHWHGAQADSWFEHIALTAGTPEWLEPVSDEWYQAL, from the coding sequence ATGGAAACAAATAAAAACTTACGACAAGGCGCAATTTTTGGTGCTGGAGAAATTAATCCTTATGGGCAATTTTTCACAGGTGATACTTATTTGAAATTATTAGCAGATAGTCCAGATGGTCAAGTTGGTATTGGAACGGTTGATTTTGAACCAGGGGCACGCAACAATTGGCATATTCATCATGATGGTTATCAAATTTTATTAGTGACGGCAGGCCATGGGTGGTATCAAGAGGCAGGGAAACCAGCGCAAGCATTAAAGGCTGGCGATGTTATTGTGACTCGTGAAGGTGTGAAACACTGGCACGGCGCACAAGCTGATAGCTGGTTTGAACACATTGCGTTGACTGCCGGAACACCTGAGTGGTTAGAACCAGTGAGCGACGAATGGTATCAAGCATTATAA
- a CDS encoding NAD(P)H-binding protein, producing the protein MKITILGAAGQISRLLIQRLLDETDAELVLFARQADTRLAQAFNMQFDDRITLVAGDFSDAKVLESAVSNADIVYLNTDHGQSVQQTLMAMDYVGVKRLIVAGVLGIYDEVTGAFGKWNRQMVGPIGERGAMIETLEASDLDYTYMRMTWLYNQAGKTDYVVSYKGEPFTGAQITRQAIVQYVLDLMDDSKRDIRVSVGLWEPGSEGLPKPSWY; encoded by the coding sequence ATGAAGATTACAATTTTAGGTGCGGCTGGACAGATCTCAAGACTGTTAATTCAGCGGTTATTGGATGAAACTGACGCCGAACTAGTTTTGTTTGCGCGTCAAGCAGACACTCGGTTAGCACAGGCATTTAATATGCAATTTGATGACCGGATAACATTGGTTGCAGGCGATTTTTCAGACGCGAAGGTCCTGGAATCTGCAGTTTCTAATGCAGATATCGTCTATTTAAACACGGATCATGGCCAATCAGTTCAACAAACACTTATGGCCATGGATTATGTCGGTGTTAAGCGTCTAATTGTGGCAGGTGTGCTTGGCATTTACGATGAAGTCACTGGCGCATTTGGAAAATGGAATCGTCAAATGGTTGGTCCAATTGGTGAGCGTGGCGCGATGATTGAAACTTTGGAAGCATCGGATTTAGATTATACTTATATGCGAATGACTTGGTTGTATAACCAGGCTGGTAAAACTGACTATGTTGTGTCGTATAAGGGTGAACCATTTACAGGTGCGCAAATTACGCGACAAGCGATTGTGCAGTATGTGTTGGATTTGATGGATGATTCCAAACGCGATATTCGGGTAAGTGTTGGCCTTTGGGAACCAGGCAGTGAAGGCTTACCCAAGCCAAGCTGGTATTAG
- a CDS encoding MFS transporter, giving the protein MISWRAGFLINVPVALMLLWLTSRFIPSDSVNHKSQPPIDIIGASLSIIGLISFVYGLVGDRIQMLWVVFGIVMLLLFVYQEHRTSQPLLALELFKNRDRTSAYLMRLLFMMAMLPYWFLLPQMMQAQYHFTALQSGMAFLPLTLVNFIVAMRLPDITAKFGSNQTLVFGELFLLVGLAWTAWMDFSQGYVIAIALPMLVIGLGQGLILAPVTALGVVDTSAELAGIASGVTNTMHQIGGPIGLSVMLLVQGNLHVSLWIMAFFTLIALIIGINVTYHTKK; this is encoded by the coding sequence ATGATTTCATGGCGGGCAGGATTTTTAATCAATGTACCAGTTGCTTTGATGCTTTTGTGGTTAACTAGCCGGTTTATTCCATCTGATTCAGTGAACCATAAATCACAGCCACCGATAGACATCATCGGGGCCAGTCTCTCGATTATTGGTTTAATTAGTTTCGTCTACGGTTTAGTTGGTGATAGAATTCAAATGCTTTGGGTAGTCTTTGGTATCGTTATGCTGTTGCTATTTGTATATCAAGAGCATCGAACATCACAACCATTATTGGCATTAGAATTATTCAAAAACCGTGATCGAACCAGTGCGTATTTGATGCGTTTGTTATTTATGATGGCAATGTTGCCTTACTGGTTCTTATTGCCACAAATGATGCAAGCGCAGTACCACTTTACTGCGTTACAATCAGGAATGGCTTTCTTGCCACTCACGTTGGTGAATTTTATTGTCGCTATGCGCCTACCAGATATTACAGCAAAATTTGGGTCTAACCAAACGCTCGTTTTTGGTGAATTATTCTTGCTAGTTGGATTAGCATGGACGGCTTGGATGGATTTTAGTCAAGGCTACGTCATTGCGATTGCATTACCAATGCTAGTCATTGGCTTAGGACAAGGACTGATTTTAGCACCGGTAACGGCATTGGGGGTTGTTGATACGTCAGCGGAACTAGCCGGCATTGCATCAGGCGTGACGAATACGATGCATCAAATCGGTGGTCCGATTGGTCTGTCAGTCATGCTATTAGTGCAGGGTAATTTACATGTGAGTTTATGGATAATGGCGTTCTTTACGTTAATTGCATTGATAATTGGAATTAACGTCACCTACCATACAAAAAAATAA
- a CDS encoding carboxymuconolactone decarboxylase family protein — MANKITAGADMLGEFAPQFAHLNDDVLFGEVWSQETELSARDRSLMTITALVTQGAFEQLPFHMQKGKENGLKQVEVVAMITQLAFYVGWPKAWSAFNIAKHIYEETENGNK, encoded by the coding sequence ATGGCTAATAAAATAACAGCTGGCGCAGACATGTTAGGTGAATTTGCGCCACAATTTGCACATTTGAATGATGATGTGCTCTTTGGCGAAGTATGGTCACAAGAGACAGAGTTGTCAGCACGTGATCGTAGTCTGATGACGATTACGGCACTAGTGACGCAGGGCGCATTTGAACAATTACCATTTCATATGCAAAAAGGAAAAGAAAATGGGCTGAAACAAGTCGAAGTTGTCGCGATGATTACCCAATTGGCATTTTATGTTGGTTGGCCAAAAGCGTGGTCAGCTTTCAATATCGCTAAGCATATTTATGAGGAGACCGAAAATGGAAACAAATAA
- a CDS encoding helix-turn-helix transcriptional regulator, protein MKKAERLNQELIYLRDKSAFNVQDLMAEFKISKRTALRDVEELEDMGLPYYVAPGRYGGYRLIKQQLLTSINFNVDEINAIFYAIRSLEKISETPFDKSFSQIRDKLLATLPEGQQQQLDKLLSVLHYWQTAPVKENLNLALIAQQIIAEKALELTDTQYGSKRVQVQFNELFYRDGIWFASGINYQNDMWGTYRVDYFENVVALDVQRYTLIELNQRQEVYESTYHNQSFRIEVTQFGQELFLRHHYPNMQLISQDSQYYIVGGYNQSELNYMAHYLVGFGTEIKSISPEPLRQKYVDVVAEMLKRQA, encoded by the coding sequence TTGAAAAAAGCAGAGCGATTAAATCAAGAATTAATTTATCTAAGAGACAAGTCAGCTTTCAATGTGCAAGATTTAATGGCAGAATTTAAGATATCCAAGCGTACGGCACTTCGTGATGTTGAAGAATTAGAAGATATGGGGCTACCATATTATGTTGCACCTGGCCGTTATGGCGGCTATCGGTTGATTAAACAACAACTTCTAACATCGATTAATTTTAATGTTGATGAAATCAATGCCATATTTTATGCGATTCGAAGCCTTGAAAAAATATCAGAGACGCCGTTTGATAAGTCTTTTAGTCAAATCCGAGACAAATTATTAGCAACATTGCCAGAAGGGCAACAACAACAGTTAGATAAATTGCTGAGTGTATTACATTATTGGCAAACAGCACCGGTGAAAGAGAACCTTAATTTAGCACTAATTGCTCAGCAAATTATTGCTGAAAAGGCGTTAGAATTGACTGATACACAGTATGGGTCTAAACGAGTACAGGTACAATTTAACGAACTATTCTATCGCGATGGTATTTGGTTTGCGAGTGGCATCAATTATCAAAATGACATGTGGGGTACCTATCGCGTGGACTATTTTGAGAATGTGGTAGCGCTTGATGTACAACGGTACACATTGATAGAACTTAATCAACGTCAAGAAGTGTATGAGTCAACCTATCACAATCAATCATTTCGAATTGAAGTCACACAATTCGGACAAGAATTATTTCTGAGACATCACTATCCAAATATGCAGTTGATTTCTCAAGACAGTCAATACTATATTGTCGGTGGTTATAATCAATCTGAATTAAATTATATGGCACATTATTTGGTAGGTTTTGGTACCGAAATCAAATCAATATCGCCTGAGCCATTACGCCAAAAGTATGTTGATGTTGTGGCTGAGATGTTAAAACGTCAGGCGTGA
- a CDS encoding cation:proton antiporter codes for MDNIYAVATIFCAMIVANLISQIFPRIPQAFFQISIGMALPFLPYFSKYIIELHSEWFMLIVIVPLIFFESYRTPLYNISANIFSILKITFFMAAVLIISISLIVQSTLGWPLVFGIILAAIITPTDATSLSAISGDKNIKSNIERILGLESLFIETTCLVIMSVAVQYVETQELNIFHGISRLPSAIIGGITIGFISGTVMIYLRQFMIRKKATDLSTHMMIQLLGPLAIYLFAEHLHCSGFLAVVVAGIWHNTERHRGDFDSAKLNNSIYQVWQILTKILGGVVFIMLGISVISIVKIYHEFNTVQLVTRIALAILIYATMLIIRFIFIISTNRLENSKDNLNEALLFSLGGVHGTKTIALALAIPIMIDSTHRFLYRDDILLIAMIVVLLSLIVPALSVSYFTTQKCLNYQQEEIYAVQTRMVSSALNYVSELPISDVLKQSVSNLLTLQIGWQPKHWFANDWNQAFKQLQTVRQTAIDAALENNALSGDAIIICHKLFKHNGKDKTPLIAQVRWYLWIIYYYFRHLMDGTKNLYQRDLKRVHHLEHQLKKYQKQITALSVMNQRHRRLREKIAWANKRLAYYHYEIEQNSDNPMMTSYLIDKRWKDAFNEIMAIINPAVDAYLTQLSAQNTDPVLIFALRERSRMDSDIFDPKLKLLTNDEYELYAMVLEEELIYLINSKKSGLISKTLVDELCSQINALQNLLSTLKLDDE; via the coding sequence ATGGACAATATATACGCTGTTGCAACAATCTTTTGTGCAATGATTGTTGCCAACTTAATTAGTCAAATATTTCCCAGAATACCACAAGCTTTTTTTCAAATCTCCATCGGCATGGCACTACCTTTTCTGCCATATTTTTCAAAGTACATCATCGAGTTACATTCTGAATGGTTTATGTTAATTGTCATTGTGCCTTTGATTTTTTTTGAGAGCTATCGTACTCCACTCTATAATATTTCTGCAAATATTTTTTCAATTTTAAAAATCACTTTTTTTATGGCCGCAGTATTAATCATTTCGATAAGTCTGATTGTCCAAAGCACTTTAGGCTGGCCTCTTGTATTTGGTATTATTCTCGCCGCCATTATTACACCGACTGATGCAACATCGCTAAGCGCTATCAGTGGTGACAAAAATATTAAATCCAATATTGAACGAATACTGGGGCTGGAATCATTGTTCATAGAAACGACGTGCCTTGTCATTATGTCCGTCGCTGTGCAATATGTTGAAACCCAAGAATTAAACATTTTTCATGGCATTTCTCGTTTACCAAGCGCCATCATTGGTGGCATCACGATTGGATTTATTAGTGGTACTGTTATGATTTATTTACGTCAGTTCATGATTAGAAAAAAAGCAACTGATTTATCCACTCACATGATGATTCAACTATTAGGGCCACTTGCCATCTATCTCTTTGCCGAACATCTCCATTGTTCTGGTTTTCTTGCCGTAGTTGTTGCCGGCATTTGGCATAACACTGAGCGCCATCGTGGTGATTTTGATTCAGCTAAATTAAACAACTCAATTTATCAAGTTTGGCAAATACTCACTAAAATTCTAGGCGGTGTTGTGTTTATTATGCTAGGCATTAGTGTGATTAGCATTGTTAAAATATACCACGAATTTAATACTGTTCAGTTAGTCACTCGAATTGCACTTGCCATTTTAATTTATGCCACAATGCTAATTATTCGTTTCATATTTATCATCAGTACCAATCGCCTAGAAAATTCAAAAGATAATCTCAACGAAGCACTACTTTTCTCACTAGGCGGTGTCCATGGTACAAAAACCATTGCACTGGCCTTGGCAATTCCAATCATGATTGATTCAACCCATCGCTTTCTTTATCGAGATGATATTCTGCTCATTGCTATGATTGTTGTCTTGCTCAGTTTAATTGTTCCAGCATTGTCAGTTTCGTACTTCACCACACAAAAATGTTTAAATTATCAACAAGAAGAAATATATGCTGTTCAAACACGAATGGTATCCTCAGCGCTTAATTATGTCAGTGAGCTACCGATTTCAGATGTGTTAAAACAAAGCGTATCAAACCTACTCACTTTACAAATCGGTTGGCAACCGAAACACTGGTTCGCAAATGATTGGAATCAAGCTTTTAAACAATTACAGACAGTTCGACAAACTGCAATTGATGCCGCTCTCGAAAATAATGCATTGTCGGGTGACGCAATTATCATTTGTCACAAATTATTCAAACATAATGGAAAAGATAAAACACCCCTGATCGCTCAAGTGAGATGGTATTTATGGATAATTTACTACTATTTTAGGCACTTGATGGATGGTACAAAAAATCTATATCAGCGTGATTTAAAGCGTGTTCATCATTTAGAACATCAATTAAAAAAATATCAGAAACAAATAACTGCGTTAAGCGTCATGAATCAACGTCACCGGCGATTACGAGAAAAAATTGCCTGGGCCAATAAAAGACTAGCATACTACCATTATGAAATCGAGCAAAATAGCGATAATCCAATGATGACTAGTTACCTTATCGACAAACGTTGGAAAGATGCTTTTAACGAAATAATGGCCATTATTAATCCTGCTGTAGATGCCTACTTAACCCAATTATCAGCCCAAAATACAGATCCAGTTTTAATTTTTGCACTGCGCGAAAGGAGCCGTATGGATTCTGACATTTTTGATCCAAAGTTAAAGCTATTAACCAATGATGAGTATGAACTATATGCCATGGTACTTGAGGAAGAGCTAATATATTTAATCAATAGTAAAAAATCTGGCTTAATTTCAAAAACATTAGTTGATGAATTGTGCAGTCAAATCAATGCCTTACAAAACTTATTGTCGACACTCAAATTAGATGACGAATAA
- a CDS encoding iron-containing alcohol dehydrogenase, whose amino-acid sequence MNDFQFKNTTDIRFGKNHIDTELHDAVAKFGSKVLLTFGGGSIKKSGLYQRVIKALDGLEVTELSGIEPNPKIDSVRAGQKLVQANDIDVILAVGGGSVIDASKVIASAKFYQGDPWDLVIDSKKRADLQQLPIVDILTLSATGTEMNQGSVISNPATNQKLGTFGPNTPAVSFLDPQLTYSVSSWQTAAGAIDIFSHLTEQYFDQGANDVTSGLMEGLYRAVIKNAPIALAEPDNYDARAALMWSSTMALNGLVGVGTENSWTVHPIEHELSAYYDITHGVGLGILTPRWMTYILNDATLPRFAQFGRNVWQLTGADEQVAKDAIQATYDWVKSLQVPTTLPGVDIKDDQHFLAMAKSAVQVGQLNHAAFVPLEVTDVVKLFEASMTDENFN is encoded by the coding sequence ATGAATGATTTTCAATTTAAAAATACAACTGACATCCGTTTCGGGAAAAATCATATTGACACTGAATTACACGATGCTGTCGCAAAATTTGGTTCGAAAGTTTTGCTAACATTTGGTGGTGGATCAATTAAAAAGTCAGGACTTTACCAACGGGTTATTAAAGCCTTAGATGGTCTTGAGGTGACTGAATTATCAGGCATTGAACCAAATCCAAAGATTGACTCTGTCCGTGCTGGTCAGAAATTGGTACAAGCAAACGACATTGATGTCATTTTAGCCGTTGGTGGTGGTTCTGTCATCGATGCGTCAAAGGTGATTGCATCTGCTAAATTCTACCAAGGTGACCCTTGGGATTTAGTGATTGATTCAAAGAAGCGTGCCGATTTGCAACAATTACCAATTGTTGATATTTTGACACTTTCTGCAACTGGTACGGAAATGAATCAAGGATCGGTAATCTCAAATCCAGCTACGAACCAAAAGCTAGGTACATTTGGACCAAATACACCGGCTGTTTCATTTTTAGACCCACAATTAACTTATTCAGTATCATCATGGCAAACTGCTGCGGGTGCCATCGATATATTCAGTCATTTGACTGAGCAGTACTTTGATCAAGGAGCAAACGATGTCACATCTGGTTTGATGGAAGGTTTGTATCGGGCAGTGATTAAAAATGCACCAATTGCCTTAGCAGAACCCGATAATTATGATGCACGCGCTGCTTTAATGTGGTCATCAACCATGGCTTTGAATGGGCTTGTTGGTGTCGGGACTGAAAATAGTTGGACAGTACACCCTATTGAACATGAGTTGTCAGCCTATTATGATATTACACATGGCGTAGGGCTTGGTATTTTAACGCCACGTTGGATGACATATATCTTAAATGACGCAACATTACCACGTTTTGCCCAATTTGGACGCAATGTATGGCAGTTAACTGGGGCCGATGAACAAGTGGCTAAAGACGCCATTCAAGCCACATATGATTGGGTCAAGTCACTACAAGTACCAACAACATTGCCGGGTGTTGATATTAAGGATGATCAACATTTCCTTGCGATGGCCAAGAGTGCCGTTCAGGTTGGACAGTTAAATCATGCCGCCTTTGTACCACTTGAAGTAACAGATGTTGTGAAGCTATTTGAAGCCTCTATGACTGATGAAAATTTTAATTAA
- a CDS encoding MucBP domain-containing protein yields MKLFKYIFIALATSVISGTLNGKNNVDVNLKASAATIRSHHIAGIGIDFGTKYVDDTLTYFELSYPQNPNEMHILTKDNANEYLSMVDDPGMVTFIQNILDDPTDFIEKNQNKKIRDVMQFTSDVTMDKLILQNETQAWLFQSVGAFKAGIKNAEDIKNEYETTYRNKYIAMGVNEPIMKQQDAILGSGDENVIDSFATPMLPTIFMLLNTSDVKELAKLSPTMTVEKDQAYLNLTIGQGGLFTDRHGNELIDMSALFATRLPFAFVDHGKVTVNYVTDDGENIIDPITLTGSIGSIYQSKSGKELDSSQAIKFNGLNLIDVVGDSEGMYTDQPKTITYRYSVDDAQNQQSTNQPTNKGQNITESHSVNSSKKGELPPTAVQNPLVFVGVLISFMTLLIEIVRRIW; encoded by the coding sequence ATGAAACTTTTTAAATATATTTTTATTGCATTGGCTACTTCTGTCATTTCAGGGACGTTGAATGGGAAAAACAACGTTGATGTCAACCTTAAGGCTAGCGCTGCAACTATTCGAAGCCATCACATTGCAGGTATTGGAATAGATTTTGGTACTAAATATGTTGATGATACGCTGACGTATTTCGAATTATCGTATCCACAAAATCCAAATGAGATGCATATTTTGACGAAAGATAATGCCAATGAGTATCTGTCAATGGTTGATGATCCCGGAATGGTTACTTTTATTCAAAATATACTTGATGATCCTACAGATTTCATTGAAAAAAATCAAAATAAAAAAATTCGGGATGTGATGCAATTTACTTCCGACGTTACCATGGATAAATTAATTCTGCAGAATGAAACACAAGCATGGCTGTTTCAAAGTGTAGGTGCGTTTAAAGCGGGCATTAAAAATGCAGAAGACATCAAAAACGAATATGAAACGACTTACCGTAACAAATATATCGCCATGGGCGTTAATGAACCAATTATGAAGCAACAAGATGCTATTCTTGGTTCAGGTGATGAAAATGTGATTGATTCATTTGCAACACCAATGTTACCAACGATTTTTATGTTGCTTAATACCAGTGATGTAAAAGAATTAGCAAAGCTTAGTCCTACGATGACCGTAGAGAAAGATCAGGCCTATTTGAATCTAACTATTGGTCAAGGTGGACTGTTTACTGATCGACATGGCAATGAATTAATTGATATGAGTGCCTTGTTTGCGACTAGACTACCGTTCGCATTTGTTGATCATGGCAAAGTTACAGTTAACTACGTGACTGATGACGGTGAGAATATTATTGATCCGATCACACTAACTGGAAGTATTGGTTCAATATATCAGTCAAAATCTGGTAAAGAATTGGATAGTAGTCAAGCAATAAAATTTAATGGACTAAATTTAATTGATGTTGTTGGTGACTCTGAGGGCATGTACACGGATCAACCGAAAACTATAACTTATCGATACAGTGTAGATGATGCACAAAATCAGCAATCTACAAATCAACCGACGAATAAAGGGCAAAATATAACAGAATCACATTCAGTAAATTCATCAAAAAAGGGTGAACTACCGCCAACTGCTGTACAAAATCCACTAGTATTTGTAGGTGTCTTAATTAGTTTTATGACACTTTTGATAGAGATAGTGAGACGTATCTGGTGA